A region from the Ptychodera flava strain L36383 chromosome 12, AS_Pfla_20210202, whole genome shotgun sequence genome encodes:
- the LOC139145810 gene encoding ABC transporter G family member 20-like — MATINDKQVSVLCRNVHKKYGHGNNALHALQGVNLTLFQGHIYGLLGPSGCGKTTLLRCMLGRLHKDSGEITVLGEEPGTVGHEVPGCLVGYMPQETALYSEFTIGETLTFFGRLHKMREFEIKTRIEFLLEFLDLPAKSRIIGQLSGGQQRRVSFAVALLHEPELLILDEPTVGVDPVLRERIWQHLVELTKSGQVTIIITTHYIEEAKQADFVGMMRKGALLAESPPQKLIDNHRLQTLEAVFLKLCQQKQAPEDISSALSDVSVNYQTAEYLSVNQSHSSDEEVQKSYEEADEYTSLLGNKDKQVKNLGSSYHSNNSGCQQCTANCETCIPSGWHILALFIKDLLRFKRRPGFLVFQLVLPVIQVVLFSLAVGGTPRGLSIAIVNEENPPQFSQVYLQSLNNDTIHQVPISNLSDAIDGVKQGHYWGIIHMGPTFSPDLIKRYMAGFKVDNDTIEGSTIKVTLDMTNQQIAITLTQETLNSYQQFADIIIKGIGGNPLLAQLPVVFTEPIYGTTDSNFTDFMAPGVILSITFFLAVGLTALSLIIERKEGLLDRIWAAGVSSVELMVAHVMTQFNVMFVQITLMLVFILAVFHVPCVGSVALVFFLTLMQGLVGMAFGLLISACCDDENTAIQVSLGSFYPTLLLSGIIWPIEAIPHPLQYLSYCLPQTFATDALRCIMLRGWGLAYIQVLRGLLVTIAWGTVLLLAAVIVIRVRK; from the exons ATGGCAACCATAAATGATAAGCAAGTATCTGTCTTGTGTAGAAATGTCCATAAAAAGTATGGCCATGGTAACAATGCTCTACATGCTCTGCAAGGTGTAAATTTAACACTGTTTCAAGGACACAT CTATGGTTTGTTAGGGCCCAGTGGTTGTGGAAAGACAACACTTCTCAGATGCATGCTGGGAAGACTGCATAAGGACAGTGGTGAGATCACAGTCTTAGGTGAAGAACCTGGTACAGTTGGTCATGAAGTGCCAGGTTGTCTGGTTGGATATATGCCGCAA GAGACAGCACTGTACAGTGAGTTTACCATCGGTGAAACTTTAACATTTTTTGGAAGACTTCACAAAATGCgtgaatttgaaatcaaaacaagGATTGAATTTTTATTGGAGTTTTTGGACCTTCCAGCAAAGTCAAGAATTATTGGACAACTCAG TGGTGGACAACAACGAAGGGTATCATTTGCAGTAGCATTACTGCATGAACCTGAACTTCTTATACTAGATGAACCTACAGTTGGAGTTGATCCAGTCCTGAGAGAAAG GATATGGCAGCATCTGGTAGAACTAACCAAATCAGGACAAGTAACTATTATCATTACAACACACTACATTGAGGAAGCTAAACAAGCTGATTTTGTTGGAATGATGAGAAAGGGAGCTTTATTAGCAGAGTCTCCTCCTCAGAAACTTATAGACAACCATAGACTTCAG ACCTTGGAAGcagtatttttaaaattgtgtcAACAGAAGCAAGCTCCTGAGGATATCTCCAGTGCT CTGAGTGACGTTTCGGTCAACTACCAGACAGCAGAGTATCTCAGTGTCAATCAGAGTCATTCTAGTGATGAAGAAGTGCAGAAGAGTTATGAAGAAGCAGATGAATACACATCACTACTAGGAAACAAAGACAAACAAGTAAAAAATTTGGGATCTAGTTACCATAGTAACAACTCAG GTTGTCAACAATGCACGGCTAATTGTGAGACATGCATTCCTAGTGGTTGGCATATTCTTGCCTTGTTCATCAAGGATCTTCTCCGCTTCAAACGAAGGCCAGG gtTCTTAGTTTTCCAGCTAGTATTGCCAGTGATCCAAGTCGTCTTATTCAGTCTGGCTGTCGGTGGAACTCCACGCGGCCTGTCTATTGCCATAGTAAATGAAGAAAATCCTCCACAATTCAGTCAAGTTTATCTGCAGAGTTTAAACAATGATACTATTCATCAG gTACCGATATCAAACCTATCGGACGCCATTGATGGAGTTAAACAGGGTCACTACTGGGGAATCATTCACATGGGACCAACATTTTCACCAGATCTGATCAAGAG GTACATGGCTGGTTTCAAAGTAGACAATGATACCATAGAGGGCAGCACTATCAAAGTTACTTTGGATATGACTA ACCAACAAATAGCTATAACGCTTACACAAGAAACTCTAAATTCATATCAACAGTTTGCAGATATTATCATTAAAGGTATTGGAGGAAATCCATTGCTTGCTCAACTCCCAGTTGTG tttACTGAGCCAATTTATGGAACTACGGATTCCAACTTCACAGATTTTATGGCTCCTGGTGTCATTTTAAG tataaCATTTTTCCTAGCGGTTGGTTTGACAGCACTGTCATTAATCATTGAAAGAAAGGAAGGATTATTGGATCGTATTTGGGCTGCAG GTGTCAGTTCAGTTGAATTAATGGTTGCCCATGTCatgactcaatttaatgttatGTTTGTTCAGATTACGTTGATGTTGGTCTTTATATTGGCAGTTTTTCAT GTTCCGTGTGTTGGATCTGTAGCCTTGGTATTTTTCCTGACTCTAATGCAAGGACTTGTAGGAATGGCATTTGGATTGTTAATCTCAGCCTGTTGTGATGATGAAAACACTGCAATCCAAGTCTCTTTAGGATCCTTCTATCCCACTCTCCTTCTGAGTG GTATAATTTGGCCAATTGAAGCAATACCTCATCCCCTTCAATATCTCAGTTACTGTTTACCACAGACCTTTGCTACAGATGCTCTAAGGTGCATAATGTTACGTG GTTGGGGACTTGCATACATTCAAGTGTTGAGAGGACTGCTTGTCACTATTGCATGGGGAACAGTGTTACTACTAGCAGCTGTAATCGTCATTCGAGTTCGCAAATAA
- the LOC139145812 gene encoding uncharacterized protein — protein MYKAGIRMAIARKYSPRDIQKDIIEDESDEEPELMALKEDSPISSPLPTQDLFLTQPSHTVHKPRHSSHHIHKPRQIHKSKIRETKSDIVIRGLRDSSTVSRDTVPIVIPTASKDEEEITADDTNSNISRILEIGERLQTDKRPHTAHVTFQDQKELGDELIRKYRSCPTTPSDWHSKESWFEDYQEKLIKRNQMLKAQRQQRVESAHQKRRLLELRQRERRRALLGHDTCGEGYHSDTTGVDRDLMTKSDSSLNTLKRRAQSAGFMNAPTSVSTTLNRPQSAFAKFKEDEDLAANLPFRVRLNKQPTRIKVNESEVFEHLPGNGKQLILKKPPPSKSVPSKCRRYVLVSHTPAAPPIPKPTALEEHLLPNRFPRDLKRWNEFEDYVKSRVSEDPHMMFSGVDDFMSSAWK, from the exons ATGTACAAGGCTGGCATTAGGATGGCTATAGCCAGAAAATACAGCCCTAGAGATATACAGAAAGACATAATAGAAGATGAGAGTGATGAAGAGCCAGAACTGATGGCACTCAAAGAAGACTCACCAATATCATCACCATTACCCACGCAGGATCTCTTCCTCACTCAACCAAGCCATACAGTTCATAAACCTAGGCATAGCAGCCACCATATCCACAAACCTAGACAAAttcacaaaagtaaaatacGTGAAACAAAATCTGATATTGTGATACGTGGCTTGCGTGATTCATCCACTGTGAGTAGAGACACAGTACCGATAGTCATCCCCACTGCTAGCAAGGATGAGGAAGAGATCACTGCAGATGACACAAATAGTAACATTAGCCGTATATTGGAGATAG GTGAAAGACTTCAGACTGATAAACGACCTCATACTGCCCATGTGACATTTCAAGATCAAAAAGAG CTGGGGGATGAACTCATCAGGAAATATAGAAGTTGTCCAAC AACTCCATCTGATTGGCATAGCAAGGAATCTTGGTTTGAAGATTACCaggaaaaattgataaaaag GAATCAGATGCTGAAAGCCCAAAGACAACAAAGAGTTGAAAGTGCTCATCAGAAAAGAAGATTGTTGGAGTTACGTCAGCGTGAGAGAAGGAGAGCTCTGCTTGGCCATGATACTTGTGGGGAAGGCTATCATAGTGACACTACTGGAGTTGACAGGG ATTTGATGACAAAGTCAGACTCTTCATTGAACACTTTGAAACGAAGAGCACAGAGTGCTGGCTTTATGAATGCACCAACATCAGTCTCTACAACACTGAACAGACCTCAATCTGCATTTGCTAAGTTCAAAGAAGATGAAGATCTAGCAGCAAATTTACCATTTAG AGTACGTCTCAACAAACAACCAACAAGAATTAAAGTGAATGAGTCAGAAGTGTTTGAACATTTACCAGGTAATGGCAAACAATTGATTCTGAAAAAGCCACCTCCAAGTAAATCTGTACCAAGCAAGTGTAG ACGTTATGTATTGGTATCACACACACCAGCAGCGCCACCAATTCCTAAACCAACTGCCTTGGAGGAACATCTTCTACCTAACAGATTCCCAAGAGATCTGAAACGTTGGAATGAATTTGAAGATTATGTCAAAAGTCGTGTGTCTGAAGATCCTCACATGATGTTTTCAGGTGTAGATGATTTTATGAGCTCTGCTTGGAAGTAA